From the genome of Papaver somniferum cultivar HN1 chromosome 2, ASM357369v1, whole genome shotgun sequence, one region includes:
- the LOC113353785 gene encoding uncharacterized protein LOC113353785, producing the protein MGWKFCRNLFFRTRATLKKVVVKNEKGKRLKFQYDPSSYALNFDDGLRKEADNRITGSCNGEINSTWVYVLWVKS; encoded by the coding sequence atggggtgGAAATTCTGCAGAAATCTTTTCTTTAGAACAAGAGCAACATTGAAGAAAGTTGTGGTTAAGAATGAGAAGGGGAAGAGATTGAAGTTTCAGTATGATCCTTCAAGTTATGCATTGAATTTTGATGATGGATTGAGAAAAGAAGCTGATAATCGGATTACTGGTTCCTGTAACGGTGAAATAAACTCCACGTGGGTTTATGTATTGTGGGTGAAATCATAA
- the LOC113348700 gene encoding protein GID8 homolog, whose translation MSTSKRVITREEWEKKLNEVKIRKEDMNKLVMNYLVTEGYVEAAERFKMESGTEPLVDLASITERMAVKKALHCGDIEDAIEKVNDLNPEILDTNPQLFFLLQQQKLIELIRNGKTEEALEFAQEELAPRGEENQSFLEELEKTVSLLAFENAADCPVGGLLDISQRLKTANEVNAAILTSQNHEKDPKLPSLLKMLVWAQSQLDEKALYPHIKDLSTGVLEDHSASKK comes from the exons ATG AGTACATCAAAGAGAGTGATTACTAGGGAGGAGTGGGAGAAAAAGCTGAATGAGGTAAAAATTAGGAAAGAAGATATGAATAAATTAGTGATGAATTATCTTGTCACTGAGGGTTATGTTGAAGCTGCAGAGAGATTCAAGATGGAATCTGGGACTGAAC CTCTAGTAGATCTCGCATCAATAACTGAACGCATGGCTGTGAAGAAGGCTTTACATTGTGGGGATATTGAGGATGCAATCGAGAAAGTTAATGACTTGAATCCTGAG ATATTGGATACAAACCCACAGCTATTTTTTCTTCTCCAACAACAAAAGTTAATAGAATTGATTCGCAACGGAAAAACAGAAGAAGCTCTGGAGTTTGCTCAGGAGGAACTTGCTCCAAGGGGTGAAGAAAAC CAAAGCTTTCTTGAAGAGCTAGAGAAAACAGTTTCGTTGTTAGCATTTGAGAATGCTGCTGATTGTCCTGTTGGAGGACTTTTGGACATATCACAGCGTCTCAAAACAGCAAATGAGGTGAATGCAGCCATTCTAACTAGCCAGAATCACGAAAAAG ATCCAAAGCTGCCTAGTTTGTTGAAGATGCTGGTTTGGGCTCAATCCCAACTGGATGAAAAGGCTTTGTATCCACACATCAAAGATTTATCAACTGGCGTGCTTGAAGACCACTCGGCTTCCAAGAAGTAA